Part of the Methylorubrum populi genome is shown below.
GCGCAGGCGGTCGCGCTCCTCGGTGTCGCGGCCGACGAGAAGGCGAAAGCCGCCGGCGAGGTTGAAGACGCGCATGATCGCGCGGTGCTCGCCCTGGTCCGCTTCGGATCCGCGTCCGTAGTACCCCTCGTACTGGCCGGGCCGGGCGAGGAGATCCGGCGAGACGCGGCTGACATTGCCGACGATGTGCTCTCCGGCCGGCGTGGTGACGAGATAGAGCGAGGCGCCCGGCTCCTTGGCGCGCCGTTCCACAACGGTGATCAGGCGGCGCAGGCCGCCCGCCGCGTACTGCTCCGACAGGCCGTTGATCTCGGCATCGATGGTCGAGACGATCTGGTCGTCGAGCACCCGCCGGGCGTTCCAGGCGACGTAACCGAGCCCGAGCGAGGCCAGCACTGCGAACAGCACGAGATAGGCGAGCGACAGCCTGAAGGCCGTCGTGCGGAAGATCTTTCCGAGACGCGCGAGGAGCCCATCCGGCGGCTGCGATACGGCGGGGCTCACGGGCGCTACGGATCGTCCGGACGGATGACGTAGCCCGCGCCGCGGACCGTGTGGATCATCGGGTGTTCGAAGCCGCGATCGATCTTCGAACGCAGCCGCGAGACGTGAACGTCGATGACATTGGTCTGCGGGTCGAAGTGGTAGTCCCAGACATTCTCCAGCAGCATCGTGCGGGTCACGACCTGTCCGGCGTGGCGCATGAGGTACTCGAGCAGCCGGAACTCGCGCGGCTGCAGCACGATCTCGCGGCCCGCCCGGGCCACCCGGTGCGAGAGGCGGTCGAGTTCGAGATCGCCGACGCGATAGGACGTGGCCTCGCCCGGTCCGGTCGCGCTCGCGCGGCGGCGGGCCAGCACCTCGGTGCGGGCGAGAAGCTCGGAGAAGGCATAGGGCTTGGGCAGATAGTCGTCGCCGCCCGCGCGCAATCCCTTCACGCGGTCGTCCACCTGGCCGAGGGCCGAGAGGATCAGGACCGGTGTGGCGATCTCCTGCTCACGGAGGGCGCGCACGAGCGAGAGCCCGTCGAGCTTCGGCAGCATGCGATCGACGATCAGCACGTCGTAATCGCCCTCGCGGGCGAGCGCGTAGCCGTCGAGGCCGTCGCCCGCATGGTCCACGCTGTGTCCGGCTTCCCGGAACGCCTTGACCAGATAGGCGGCGGCCTCGCGATCGTCCTCGATGATGAGCAGGCGCATGACGCCCGTTAGATAAGCTTCGCGGCTCAGGAGCGCGAGGCGTTCACCGACAATTCCGGCTTGTGGTTCAGGGTCTGGAACACGACGCAGTAGCGCTCCGTGAGCTTCAGGAGCTGGTCGAGCTTCTCCTGCGGCGCCTCGGTCTCGAGGTCGAACTTCAGGCGGATCGCGCGGAAGCCCACCGGTGCCTCCTTGTCGACGCCGAGGGTGCCGCGGAAGTCGAGGTCGCCCTCGGCGCTGACCGTGCCAGCCTTGAGGGGAATTTCGAGCGCGGTCGCCACCGCCTTCACCGTCACGCCGGCACAGGCGACGAGCGCCTCGAGCAGCATGTCGCCGGAGCAGAGTTCGGCGCCCGAGCCGCCGGTGGCGGGGTGCAGGCCGGCGACCGCCAGGGCGCGGCCGGTCTCGACCTTGCAGGCGATGCTCGTGTCGTCCAGCGAACCCTTCGCCTTGAGGGTGATGACGGCGGAATCCGGCGCCTCGCGGTACTTGTTCTTGAGCGGGGCCTGGAGAGCGCGCAGGGCGTTGGCGTCCATGGATTTCCTCCGGTTTTTCGGCGGGTTTTCTTGGCGAGCCGGGCTTAGCGGTTTTCGTGCGCGGGGGACACCTTAGAACGAGCTGCCGCCCGCGAGTTGTGGGGGACGGGAGCCGTCGCGCGGGCGCAGCGAGTGGTCGAGGGCGGACAGGATCGTGCGGGTCGCCGCCTCGCTCGTCGGCGCTGCCGGGTCGCGCGGCCTGCGCATCGGCAGCGCCACCGTATCGTCGAGGCGGCCGGGGCGCGGGCGCATGACGATGGCGCGGTCGGCGAGGGCCACCGCCTCGGCGACATCGTGGGTGACGATCAGCACGGTCGGCCGTACCTCCTCCCACAGGGCGAGGAGATGGCGGTGGAGATCCTTGCGGGTGAAGGCATCGAGCGCCGAGAACGGCTCGTCCAGCAGCAGCACCCGCGGATTGGCCACGAAGGCCCGGGCGATCGAGACGCGCTGCTGCTGCCCGCCCGACAATTCGCGGGGCCAGCGGTCCCTATGCTCGGCGAGGCCGACGCGCTTCAGGGCGTGGGCGACCCGCTCCCGCCGCTCGCGCTTCGGCAGATGGTCGATACCGAAGCCGACATTGTCGGCAACGCTGAGCCAAGGCAGCAGGCGCGGCTCCTGAAATACGAGTCCGACGCCGGGATGGGGCCCGGTGATCGGCTCGCCGTCGAGCGCGATGCCGCCGGCGCTCGGCCTGTCGAGACCGGCGATGAGGCGAAGGAGCGTGGTCTTCCCGCAGCCCGAGCCGCCGATCAGCGCGACGATCTCGGCATTCGGCACGTCGAGGTCGATGCCGACCAGCGCGCGGGTGCCGTCGGCATAGGTCTTGGCGAGGCTCTGGATGCTCAGCATAGTCGCGGCAGGAATCGCACCGAAGGGATCAAGCGTCGAATTCGGCGAGCATGCGCATGATCGCCGGACGAAGTACCGGCAGATGCACCGAGGCGATCTCCCACATGTCGCGTGCCCGGATCCGGTAAAACTCGTGTCGCAGGAGGTTGCCGATCCGGATGATCGGCTGCCAGTGAACGTCCGCGTGCCGCTGTCGAAGTTCGGGCGGCAGCTCCTTGGCCGCCTCCGAGATGATCTGGACGGCGCGTTCGACGGCGCGTTCGTAGAGGAAGTTGCCCTGAATTTCCTCGAAAGTCCGGCCTTGCGTCGCCGCGAGGATGCCGTCGATCTGTTCGAGAATGTGCCGAAGCCTGACTTCGGGCAGCTTTGCGGATTCCATCAGAAAACCCGGATGGCCTCGCGCTCGATGTACTCGCGGAAAACCGGGACCAATCCGTCACGCGTCGAGTATCCGACAGGAATGTCGGGGAAGGCGCGCTCGACCAAAGCGTAGGTTTCGTCGAAGGCCGCGAGTCCGAAACTGCCCTCGTCCGCAGGATCGACGAAGACATCGAGATCGGATTCCGGCCTCGCCTCATCCCGAGCGCGCGATCCGAACAGGAACAGGGCCGAGACTCCGTGCGCGCGGAGATCGTCCTCCACGCCGCGCAGCCGGTGGATTACCTCGTCTCGGGTCATGCCGGTACCTTAGCGAAGGCGGTCCCGCCCGTCATCCGTCGCCTCCTCACAGCGTCTCCCGCGCGGTGTCCTGCCAGCGCGCCAGCGGGCTGGTGAGCGCGACGAGCACGGCATCGGCCGCCTTGCCGACGACGGCGAAGCTGATGATCGCCGCCAAGATCTGGTCGGGCTTGCTGAATTGCTGGCCGTCGAGGAGCAGGTAGCCGAGCCCCTCGGAGGCGCCCATCAGCTCGGCGGCCACCACGAACAGGAAGCCGAGTCCGAGCCCGGTGCGGAGCGCCGTCAGGGTCGCCGGCAGCACGGCGGGCAGGAGGATACGCCGGGCCAGCGCCAGCTTCGACAGGCGGAAGATGCGGCCCACCTCCACCAGCTTGCGATCGACCGAGGCGATCGCGCCGGCCACGCCGATATAGACGGGGAAGAACACGCCGACGGCGATCAGGGCGACCTTCGGGGTCTCCAGGATGCCGAACCAGAGGATGAACAGCGGCACCCAGGCGAGAGAGGGCACGGCACGCAGGGCCTGGAGGCTCGGATCGACCAGCCAGCGCAAGAACGGCAGCGTCGCGGTGAGCGCGCCCGCGAGGATGCCGGCGCCCGCCCCGAAGGCGAAGCCGAGGCCGACGCGGATCAGGGTCGCCTCGACATGGGTCCAGAGTTCGCCCGAGGCGGCGAGAGCCCAGAGCGCGGCGCCGATCCGGCTCGGCGGCGGCAGCAGGCGCCCGGAGGCGAGCCCCGTCGCGACGGCGATCTCCCAGCCGAGCGCGAGGGCGAGCGGCAGCAGCAGGCCGAGCGCCAGCCTCGCGCCGCCGCCGAGACCGGTGGTCCGACGCGCGGGAGCGGCCTTCGCCTCGGCGTCTTCGGAGAGGACGGAGGTGACGCTCATGCGGAAGGGTCGCGCCGGATCTGCATCGTGTTCTCGGAAAAGTCCCCCCGAACCGGCGGTTCAGCCACGCGCATCGGTCGCCGCGCGGACAGCAAGCGCCGCCAGCACGGTCCCCATGAACCAGCGCTGCGCGCGGCGCCAGACGGGCCGTTCGGCGAGGAAGGCGGCGACGGAACCGGCCGCCAGTACGATCGCCGCATTCACCGCCAGGCTCACCGCGATCTGGACGAGGCCGAGGGCGAGGGACTGGGTCAGCACGGCGCCGGCCGCCGGCTCGATGAATTGCGGCAGCAGAGAGAGGTACATTACCGCGATCTTCGGATTCAGCAGGTTCGTCAGGAAGCCCATGGCGAAGAGCCGCCCAGGCCCGTCGGGCGGCAGCGGGCGCGTATCGAAGGGCGAGTGCCCGTTCGGCCTCAGCGCCTGCCATGCCAGGAAGAGGAGATAGGCGGCGCCGGCCAGGCGCAGGGCGTCGTAGGCGAAGGGCACCGCCACGAGGAGGGCGGTGATGCCGAAGGCCGCGCAGAGCAGGTAGACGAGGAAGCCCGCCGCCACGCCCGTCAGCGATACCAGCCCGGCCGCCCGTCCCTGCGCCACCGTGCGCGAGACGAGGTAGGCCATGTTCGGGCCGGGCGTCAGCACCATCCCGAGGGAGACGAGGGCGAAGGCGGCGAGGTGCGCGGCGTCCGGCATCGGCCGCCTCAGCGGCCCGGTGCCGGGTTGAACTGCGGATCGATCAGGCCGTCCACCGCCGCCGCCACGTCGGTGGAAGCGGGAATGACGCCCGCCTGCTGCAGCGCGAGGCCGGCGGCGCGGATGCTCTCGGCCTGGGCCGGGCCGATAGCGGGCTGGCTCAGATCCGTGCGCTCGATCTGCTTGGCGATCACCGCCTCGGGCAGCTTGGTGGCGGAGACGAGTGCGCTCTTCAGGGCTTCCGGGTTGGCGAGGGCATAGGCGCGGGCCTGCTCGTAGGCGGCGATCACGACCTTGACGAGGTCGGGATGCGCCTTGGCGAAGTCCTCGCGCACGTCGAGCACGCCCCAGGTGTTGGCGGCAGCGTCCCGATAGAACAGCACGTCGTCGCTCTCGATCTCGGCAGCGGCCATCATCGGGTCGAGACCGGCCCAGGCATCGACGTCGCCGCGGTCGAGCGCCGTGCGTCCGTCGGCGTGCTGGAGCAGAACGAGCTTGGCGTCCTTCTCGGTCAGCCCGGCGCTCTGAAGCGCGCGGATGAGGAAGATGTGCGGATCGGTGCCGCGGGTGACCGCGATGCGCTTGCCCTTGAGGTCGGCGGGCTTGGTGATCCCGGTCTCCTTGCGCGTGACCAGCGCGGTCCATTCCGGCCGGGAATAGGCGTAGACGACCTTGACCGGATTGCCGTTGATGCGCGCCAGAAGCGCCGCTGCGCCGGCGGAGGAGCCGAAATCGATGGCGCTGCCGTTGAGGAATTCGAGCGCCTTGTTGGAGCCGAGCGACTGGACCCATCGCACCTTGATGCCGCGGGCTTTCAGCGCCTCCTCCAGGAACCCCTTCTCCTTCAGGACGAGGCTGACCGGGTTATAGGTCGCCCAGTCGAGCCGGATCTCCGAGACGTCGGCCGCGCGCAGGTCCGAACCGGCCGTCAGCAGCCCGAGGAATCCGACGAAAGCGGACAGGACGTGGCGGCGTCGGATCATATGGCTGGCTCCCTCGTCGGTCCGGCTTGCTGCCTGGATCCTTCCGATGGCTAAAACAGTCACGTTCGTTTCGTCAAACAAAAAATTCGCCGAAGAGAACAGCCGGGTCGGCTGCAACCGGCCGATGCCGCAGCCCGCTTTACATGCTAACGGAACGGCCATGTTCGACCCCGTTCCCGTCCTCGAAAAAGTCGTCGCCTCCCTCGACCGCGAGGCGCGCGAACCCACCAAGCTGCGCGGGCTTCTCGTGCCCGAGTTGCGCAAGGTGATCGAGGCCGGGCACCGGGAGGCCGAGCGTCTCCTGTTGAAGGAGCGGGACGGGATCGCCTGCGCGCAGCGGCTGAGCCGCCTCACCGACGCGGTGGTGCGGGCAATCTACGATGCCGTGGTCTGGCGTCTCTATCCCAACGACAATCCATCCACGGGCGAGCAGCTGGCGATCATCGCCACCGGCGGCTACGGGCGGGGCACGATGGCGCCGGGCTCGGACATCGATCTGCTATTCCTGCTGCCCTACAAGCAGACGGCATGGTCGGAGAGCGTCGTCGAGGCGATGCTCTACGTGCTCTGGGACCTGAAGCTGAAGGTCGGCCACGCGACGCGCTCGGTGGAGGAGTGCCTGCGCGAGGGCCGCGCGGACATGACGATCCGCACCGCCCTGCTCGAATCCCGCTTCCTGTTCGGTTCACGCCACCTGTTCGAGGAGCTGGTCACGCGCTTCGATACGGAACTTGTGATCGGCTCGGCTTCCGAGTTCGTGGATGCCAAGCTGCGCGAGCGCGACGCCCGCGTCGCCAAGGCCGGCGCGTCGCGCTACCTCGTCGAGCCCAACGTCAAGGACGGCAAGGGCGGTCTGCGCGACCTCAACACCCTGTTCTGGATCGCGAAATACACCTACCGCGTGCGCGATCAGGTCGAGCTGGTCCATGCCGGGCTGTTCACGCCGGACGAGTACAAGCTTTTCGAACGCTGCGAGGAGTTCCTGTGGCGCGTGCGCTGCCACATCCATTTCGTGACCGGACGCGCCGAGGAGCGGCTGTCGTTCGGGCTTCAGCCCAAGATCGCCGAGCGGCTCGGCTTCGGCGCCCGCGGCGGCCTCTCGGGCGTCGAGCGCTTCATGAAAGCCTACTTCCTCATCGCCAAGGATGTCGGCGACCTGACCGCGATCGTGTGTGCGGAACTCGAAGCGCGCCACGCCAAGCGCACGCCGGTGCTCGACCGCTGGATCGGCCGCTTTCGCGACCGCTTCCGCGCGACCTCGATCGAGGCCGAGGATTTCTGGATCGACAATGGCAGGGTCAACATTCGCGGCGAGGACGCGTTCGAGCGTGATCCGGTCAACCTGATCCGCCTGTTCTGGCTGGCCGACCGGCACAACCTGCCGATCCATCCCGATGCGGCGCGGCTGGCCAACCGCTCGCTCCGCCTGATCACCCACGCGGTGCGCGTGGACGCGGAAGCCAACCGGCTCTTCCTCGACATCCTCACCTCGAAGAACGCCCCGGAGACGATCCTCCGCTCGATGAACGAGGCCGGCGTACTCGGCCGGTTCATTCCGGAATTCGGCCGCATCGTCGCGATGATGCAGTTCAACATGTACCATCACTACACGGTGGACGAGCATCTCCTGCGCTCGATCGGCGTGCTCGCCGCGATCGATTCCGGCCGCGTGCGCGAGGAGCATCCGCTGGCCTCGCGCCTCATCGACACGATCCACAACCGCCGCGCCCTCTACGTCGCGATCCTGCTGCACGACATCGCCAAGGGGCGGCCGGAGGATCACTCGATCGCCGGCGCGGCCATCGCCCGCAAGCTCGGGCCGCGCTTCGGCCTCAGCCAGGCGGAGACCGAGACGGTGTCCTGGCTGGTCGAGCATCACCTGCTCATGTCGATGACGGCGCAGAGCCGTGATCTCTCCGATCATAAGACCATCGAGAAATTCGCGAGCGAGGTGCAGAGCCTGGAGCGGCTGAAGCTGCTCGCGATCCTCACCGTCGCCGACATCAAGGCGGTCGGCCCCGGCGTGTGGACGGCCTGGAAGGGCACGCTGCTGCGCACCCTCTACGACGAGACCGAGGTCGTGCTCTCCGGCGGCCACTCGGAGATCGCCCGCACCGACCGGGTGCGGCTGATCCAGATGGCCCTGCGCGAGCAGCTCTCCGACTGGAATTCGGAGGTGTTCGATGCCTACGCCGCGCGCCACAACCAAGCGTACTGGCTGAAAGTCGACAGCACGCGCCACTACAAGAACGCCCGCTTCCTGCGTACCGTGATGGAGGAGGGCCGCACCAGCGCCACCACCTACGAGACCGATCCTGTCCGCGGCGTGACCGAGCTGACGGTCTACTCGCCGGACCATCCGCGCCTGCTGGCGATCATCACGGGCGCCTGCGCGACCACGGGCGGCAACATCGTCGATGCGCAGATTTTCACCACGACCGACGGCTTCGCCCTCGATTCGATCTTCATCTCCCGCGCCTTCGAGCGGGACGAGGACGAGCTCCGCCGGGCGGGGCGCATCGCCACCGCGATCGAGCGGGCGCTCAAGGGCGAGATCAAGATCGCCGAACTCGTCGCCGACAAGCACCCGAAGCAGCCGCCCAAGACCTTCCTCGTTCCGCCGGACGTGTCGATCGACAACGCCCTGTCGAGCCGCGAGACCGTGGTGGAAATCACCGGCCTCGACCGGCCGGGCCTGCTTTACGAACTGACGACGGCGCTGAACCGCCTGAGCCTCAACATCACCTCGGCGCATGTGGCGACTTTCGGCGAGCGGGCGGTGGACGTGTTCTACGTGACCGACCTCACCGGCACCCGCGTGATGCAGCCCGACCGGCTCGCGATGATCCGCGCCGCGGTAATGGAAGTGTTCGCCAGCGACGTCGCCGCGCTGCGCGCCGAAGGCCTCGACGCCCTGGTCGATTCGCCCCCGCCGCGGGAGTTGTAGGGGGCGATAGCGCGGCCTTCGCTTGATTTCGGGGATGGCCCGAATGATATCAGCCGCATCCCGGAACACTTCGAGACCCGATCGATCGCACGATGATGGCTGACGACATGGAGAATCAGGACCGGCACAACGGCGCCGAGGCGGAGGTGCCGCCGCAGGCCGCTTCCTCGACCGCGGGTGCGGATGCCGAGGCTCTGGCGGCCGCGATCGCCGAGCGCGACGAGTTCAAGGACCGGCTGCTGCGCACGCTGGCCGAGATGGAGAACCTGCGCCGCCGCACCGAGCGCGAGGTCGCGGATGCCCGCACCTACGCGGTGACGAGCTTCGCCCGCGACATGCTCAACGCCGCCGACAATATCCGCCGCGCGCTCGAAAGCGTGCCGGCCGATGCGCGGGCGAGCGCGGACGGCGCCTTCAAGGCTCTGATCGAGGGCATCGAGCTGACCGAACGGGATCTGGCCAAGACGCTGGAGCGCCACGGCGTGAAGGTGGTCGATCCGCAGGGGCAGCGCTTCGATCCGAACCGGCATCAGGCGATGTTCGAGGTGCCCAACACCGAGGTTCCGAACGGCACTGTCGTTCAGGTGGTCCAGACCGGCTACATCATCGGCGACCGGACCCTGCGCCCGGCCCTGGTCGGTGTCTCCAAGGGCGGCCCGAAGCCCGAGGCGAACAAGGCCGCCGATCCGGCGTGACGTCTCTGATAGATCGGTCAATGAAAAGGCCGGCGCCCCTGCGCCGGCCTTTTTCGTGGTCGTCCGCTACTCCGCGGCCTGCCGCGTCGTCTCGCGGAACGGATGGGCTGGATAGGTGCCGATGATGCGAAGTTCCTTCGAGAAGTAGCGCAGTTCCTCCAGGGCCCGGCGCAGGCCGTCATCCTCCGGATGGCCGTCGACCTCGGCATAGAACTGGGTCGCGGTGAACTGACCCTCGACCATGTAGCTCTCGAGCTTCGACATGTTGACGCCGTTGGTCGCGAAGCCGCCGAGCGCCTTGTAGAGCGCCGCCGGGATGTTGCGGACCCGGAAGATGAAGCTCGTCACTGTCGGGCCGTTGCCGGGCTCGATCTCGACGGGTTCGGGCGAGAACACCACGAAGCGGGTGGTGTTGTGCGCCTCGTCCTCGACGTCGCGCTCGAGGATGTCGAGGCCGTAGACCTCCGCCGCCATGGCCGGGGCGAGCGCCGCCCGCGTCGGATCCTGCGCCTCCGCCACCTCGCGAGCGGCACCGGCGGTGTCGCCGGCCACCACGGCCTTCAGGCCGAGGCGGCGGATGATCCGGCGGCACTGGCCGAGCGCGTGGACGTGGCTGTGCACG
Proteins encoded:
- a CDS encoding ABC transporter permease: MSVTSVLSEDAEAKAAPARRTTGLGGGARLALGLLLPLALALGWEIAVATGLASGRLLPPPSRIGAALWALAASGELWTHVEATLIRVGLGFAFGAGAGILAGALTATLPFLRWLVDPSLQALRAVPSLAWVPLFILWFGILETPKVALIAVGVFFPVYIGVAGAIASVDRKLVEVGRIFRLSKLALARRILLPAVLPATLTALRTGLGLGFLFVVAAELMGASEGLGYLLLDGQQFSKPDQILAAIISFAVVGKAADAVLVALTSPLARWQDTARETL
- a CDS encoding response regulator transcription factor, giving the protein MRLLIIEDDREAAAYLVKAFREAGHSVDHAGDGLDGYALAREGDYDVLIVDRMLPKLDGLSLVRALREQEIATPVLILSALGQVDDRVKGLRAGGDDYLPKPYAFSELLARTEVLARRRASATGPGEATSYRVGDLELDRLSHRVARAGREIVLQPREFRLLEYLMRHAGQVVTRTMLLENVWDYHFDPQTNVIDVHVSRLRSKIDRGFEHPMIHTVRGAGYVIRPDDP
- the grpE gene encoding nucleotide exchange factor GrpE — protein: MMADDMENQDRHNGAEAEVPPQAASSTAGADAEALAAAIAERDEFKDRLLRTLAEMENLRRRTEREVADARTYAVTSFARDMLNAADNIRRALESVPADARASADGAFKALIEGIELTERDLAKTLERHGVKVVDPQGQRFDPNRHQAMFEVPNTEVPNGTVVQVVQTGYIIGDRTLRPALVGVSKGGPKPEANKAADPA
- a CDS encoding LysE family translocator, giving the protein MPDAAHLAAFALVSLGMVLTPGPNMAYLVSRTVAQGRAAGLVSLTGVAAGFLVYLLCAAFGITALLVAVPFAYDALRLAGAAYLLFLAWQALRPNGHSPFDTRPLPPDGPGRLFAMGFLTNLLNPKIAVMYLSLLPQFIEPAAGAVLTQSLALGLVQIAVSLAVNAAIVLAAGSVAAFLAERPVWRRAQRWFMGTVLAALAVRAATDARG
- a CDS encoding ABC transporter ATP-binding protein, with product MLSIQSLAKTYADGTRALVGIDLDVPNAEIVALIGGSGCGKTTLLRLIAGLDRPSAGGIALDGEPITGPHPGVGLVFQEPRLLPWLSVADNVGFGIDHLPKRERRERVAHALKRVGLAEHRDRWPRELSGGQQQRVSIARAFVANPRVLLLDEPFSALDAFTRKDLHRHLLALWEEVRPTVLIVTHDVAEAVALADRAIVMRPRPGRLDDTVALPMRRPRDPAAPTSEAATRTILSALDHSLRPRDGSRPPQLAGGSSF
- a CDS encoding nucleotidyltransferase family protein; the protein is MTRDEVIHRLRGVEDDLRAHGVSALFLFGSRARDEARPESDLDVFVDPADEGSFGLAAFDETYALVERAFPDIPVGYSTRDGLVPVFREYIEREAIRVF
- a CDS encoding HepT-like ribonuclease domain-containing protein translates to MESAKLPEVRLRHILEQIDGILAATQGRTFEEIQGNFLYERAVERAVQIISEAAKELPPELRQRHADVHWQPIIRIGNLLRHEFYRIRARDMWEIASVHLPVLRPAIMRMLAEFDA
- a CDS encoding OsmC family protein, with amino-acid sequence MDANALRALQAPLKNKYREAPDSAVITLKAKGSLDDTSIACKVETGRALAVAGLHPATGGSGAELCSGDMLLEALVACAGVTVKAVATALEIPLKAGTVSAEGDLDFRGTLGVDKEAPVGFRAIRLKFDLETEAPQEKLDQLLKLTERYCVVFQTLNHKPELSVNASRS
- a CDS encoding prephenate dehydratase; translated protein: MTDRTIAYQGEPGANSHIICSQAYPGWTALPCATFEDAFAAVNEGKAGLAMIPIENSIAGRVADIHHLIPTSRLHIIAEHFLPIHFQLMVLPGVGAEGLTSVHSHVHALGQCRRIIRRLGLKAVVAGDTAGAAREVAEAQDPTRAALAPAMAAEVYGLDILERDVEDEAHNTTRFVVFSPEPVEIEPGNGPTVTSFIFRVRNIPAALYKALGGFATNGVNMSKLESYMVEGQFTATQFYAEVDGHPEDDGLRRALEELRYFSKELRIIGTYPAHPFRETTRQAAE
- a CDS encoding aliphatic sulfonate ABC transporter substrate-binding protein; the protein is MIRRRHVLSAFVGFLGLLTAGSDLRAADVSEIRLDWATYNPVSLVLKEKGFLEEALKARGIKVRWVQSLGSNKALEFLNGSAIDFGSSAGAAALLARINGNPVKVVYAYSRPEWTALVTRKETGITKPADLKGKRIAVTRGTDPHIFLIRALQSAGLTEKDAKLVLLQHADGRTALDRGDVDAWAGLDPMMAAAEIESDDVLFYRDAAANTWGVLDVREDFAKAHPDLVKVVIAAYEQARAYALANPEALKSALVSATKLPEAVIAKQIERTDLSQPAIGPAQAESIRAAGLALQQAGVIPASTDVAAAVDGLIDPQFNPAPGR
- a CDS encoding [protein-PII] uridylyltransferase, which translates into the protein MPQPALHANGTAMFDPVPVLEKVVASLDREAREPTKLRGLLVPELRKVIEAGHREAERLLLKERDGIACAQRLSRLTDAVVRAIYDAVVWRLYPNDNPSTGEQLAIIATGGYGRGTMAPGSDIDLLFLLPYKQTAWSESVVEAMLYVLWDLKLKVGHATRSVEECLREGRADMTIRTALLESRFLFGSRHLFEELVTRFDTELVIGSASEFVDAKLRERDARVAKAGASRYLVEPNVKDGKGGLRDLNTLFWIAKYTYRVRDQVELVHAGLFTPDEYKLFERCEEFLWRVRCHIHFVTGRAEERLSFGLQPKIAERLGFGARGGLSGVERFMKAYFLIAKDVGDLTAIVCAELEARHAKRTPVLDRWIGRFRDRFRATSIEAEDFWIDNGRVNIRGEDAFERDPVNLIRLFWLADRHNLPIHPDAARLANRSLRLITHAVRVDAEANRLFLDILTSKNAPETILRSMNEAGVLGRFIPEFGRIVAMMQFNMYHHYTVDEHLLRSIGVLAAIDSGRVREEHPLASRLIDTIHNRRALYVAILLHDIAKGRPEDHSIAGAAIARKLGPRFGLSQAETETVSWLVEHHLLMSMTAQSRDLSDHKTIEKFASEVQSLERLKLLAILTVADIKAVGPGVWTAWKGTLLRTLYDETEVVLSGGHSEIARTDRVRLIQMALREQLSDWNSEVFDAYAARHNQAYWLKVDSTRHYKNARFLRTVMEEGRTSATTYETDPVRGVTELTVYSPDHPRLLAIITGACATTGGNIVDAQIFTTTDGFALDSIFISRAFERDEDELRRAGRIATAIERALKGEIKIAELVADKHPKQPPKTFLVPPDVSIDNALSSRETVVEITGLDRPGLLYELTTALNRLSLNITSAHVATFGERAVDVFYVTDLTGTRVMQPDRLAMIRAAVMEVFASDVAALRAEGLDALVDSPPPREL